The proteins below are encoded in one region of Saccopteryx leptura isolate mSacLep1 chromosome 1, mSacLep1_pri_phased_curated, whole genome shotgun sequence:
- the C1R gene encoding complement C1r subcomponent yields the protein MWLLYLLASVLFCGVGGSIPTHQELYGEVTSPLYPKPYPNNFETTTVITVPMGYRVKLVFWQFDLEPSEGCFYDYVKISADKKNLGRFCGQLGSPLGNPPGKKEFISEGNKMLLTFHTDFSNEENGTIMFYKGFLAYYQAVDLDECASQRNTVEENPQPLCQHLCHNYVGGYFCTCRPGYELQKDGLSCQVECSSELFTEPSGYISSLEYPQPYPPDLRCNYSIRVERGYTVHLKFLEPFEIDDHQQVYCPYDQLQIYASGRNIGEYCGNKRPTDLDTSSNAVDLLFFTDGSGDSRGWKLHYTTSIIKCPQPKTLDDFTIIQDLQPQYEFRDYFIATCKQGYQLMEGGKVLLSFTAVCQDDGTWHRAMPRCKIKDCGQPRSLRNGDFSYTTTKGVNTYQARIQYYCNEPYYKMKTRDGSSESEQGIYTCTAQGIWKNEQEGEKIPRCLPVCGKPDHPVVEKQRIIGGRTAKTGNFPWQALTDIYGRGGGALLGDRWILTAAHTLYPKEHQAQANASIDVFLGDTSVERIMKLGNHPVRRVSIHPDYRQHEAHNFEGDIALLELENSVTLGPNLLPVCLPDNETFYDRGLMGYVSGFGIMEHRLAYNLKYVRLPVAQRELCESWLHSKQRHDVFSQNMFCAGDPTLKQDACQGDSGGVFVVKDENSDRWVATGIVSWGIGCSRGYGFYTKLLNYVDWIKKEMEEQG from the exons AT GTGGCTTTTATACCTCCTGGCATCAGTCCTGTTCTGCGGGGTGGGAGGCTCCATCCCTACACATCAGGAACTCTATGGGGAGGTGACTTCCCCTCTGTACCCCAAGCCTTACCCCAACAACTTTGAGACAACTACTGTGATCACAGTCCCCATGGGATACAGGGTGAAGCTCGTCTTCTGGCAGTTCGACCTGGAGCCTTCTGAGGGCTGTTTCTATGACTATGTCAAG ATCTCTGCTGATAAGAAAAACCTGGGGAGGTTCTGTGGGCAGCTAGGCTCTCCCCTGGGCAACCCcccaggaaagaaagaatttatatCGGAAGGAAACAAGATGCTACTGACCTTCCACACGGACTTCTCCAATGAGGAGAACGGCACCATCATGTTCTACAAAGGCTTTCTGGCCTACTACCAAGCCGTGG ACCTTGATGAATGTGCTTCCCAGCGAAACACAGTTGAGGAGAATCCCCAGCCCCTGTGCCAACACCTTTGTCACAACTACGTCGGCGGCTATTTCTGTACCTGCCGTCCAGGCTATGAGCTTCAGAAGGATGGACTTTCCTGCCAGG TTGAATGCAGCAGTGAGCTGTTCACAGAGCCATCAGGCTACATATCCAGCCTAGAGTACCCCCAGCCCTACCCCCCTGACCTGCGCTGCAACTACAGCATCAGAGTCGAACGGGGCTACACCGTCCACCTCAAGTTCCTAGAGCCTTTTGAAATTGATGACCACCAGCAAGTATACTGCCCCTATGACCAGCTACAG ATCTATGCCAGTGGGAGGAACATCGGTGAATACTGCGGGAACAAAAGACCCACTGACCTTGACACCAGCAGCAATGCTGTGGATCTGCTGTTCTTCACAGATGGGTCAGGGGACAGCCGGGGCTGGAAGCTGCACTACACCACGTCAA TCATCAAATGCCCTCAGCCCAAAACCCTAGACGACTTCACCATCATCCAGGACCTGCAGCCTCAGTACGAGTTCCGTGACTATTTCATTGCCACCTGCAAACAAGGCTACCAGCTCATGGAG GGGGGCAAGGTGCTGCTCTCCTTCACAGCTGTCTGTCAGGATGATGGCACGTGGCATCGCGCTATGCCCAGGTGCAAGA TCAAGGACTGTGGGCAGCCCCGAAGCCTGCGTAATGGAGACTTCAGTTATACCACCACAAAGGGGGTGAACACCTACCAGGCTCGTATCCAGTACTACTGCAATGAGCCATATTACAAGATGAAGACCAGAGATGGCAGCAGCGAGTCTGAGCAAG GAATATACACCTGCACAGCCCAGGGCATTTGGAAGAATgaacaggaaggagagaagattCCGCGGTGTTTGCCAG TGTGTGGGAAACCTGACCACCCTGTGGTTGAGAAGCAGCGCATTATTGGAGGCAGAACGGCGAAGACAGGCAACTTTCCCTGGCAAGCACTCACCGACATCTATGGGCGAGGGGGTGGAGCCCTGCTGGGCGACCGCTGGATCCTCACGGCTGCCCACACTCTCTACCCCAAGGAACACCAAGCACAAGCCAATGCCTCCATAGATGTGTTCCTGGGTGATACAAGTGTGGAACGCATCATGAAACTAGGAAACCACCCTGTCCGCAGGGTCAGCATCCACCCAGACTACCGCCAGCATGAGGCCCACAATTTTGAGGGAGACATAGCCCTCCTGGAACTGGAAAATAGTGTCACCTTGGGCCCCAACCTTCTCCCTGTCTGCCTTCCTGACAACGAGACCTTCTATGATAGGGGCCTCATGGgctatgtcagtggctttgggataaTGGAGCATAGACTTGCTTACAACCTCAAATATGTCCGTCTGCCTGTAGCTCAGCGAGAGTTATGTGAGAGCTGGCTCCACAGTAAACAGAGGCATGATGTGTTCTCTCAAAACATGTTCTGTGCTGGAGACCCGACTCTAAAGCAAGATGCCTGTCAGGGAGATAGCGGAGGGGTCTTTGTAGTGAAGGATGAGAACAGTGACCGCTGGGTGGCCACCGGCATAGTATCCTGGGGCATCGGGTGTAGCAGAGGGTACGGCTTCTACACCAAACTACTCAACTATGTAGACTGGAtcaagaaagagatggaggagCAGGGCTGA